In Paraburkholderia terrae, a genomic segment contains:
- a CDS encoding SOS response-associated peptidase: protein MMAAEEARMCTSYEANPNDAWDVFSLFPVPDFDYRPEIYKDYFAPVFRRSADEFETVPASFGIVPRRHIRPGRKAYDTMNARSESVADKQSFSDAWKNLQLCLIPCRTFFEPNYETGKPVRWKIGMSGGAPFAIAGLWRSWREIDGAQTLAFTMLTVNSDEHPLMNRFHKPGDEKRSVVIVPSANYASWLSCTTTDDARGFLSLFPAEAMRAEPFPLPPRKPKPADDSSGQQSLL from the coding sequence ATGATGGCAGCAGAGGAGGCTCGAATGTGTACAAGCTACGAAGCCAATCCGAACGACGCCTGGGACGTGTTCAGCCTGTTCCCCGTCCCGGACTTCGACTACAGGCCGGAGATCTACAAGGATTATTTCGCGCCTGTCTTCCGTCGCAGTGCAGATGAGTTCGAGACGGTGCCCGCCTCGTTCGGTATCGTGCCACGGCGCCACATCCGGCCGGGGAGAAAGGCCTACGACACAATGAACGCACGTTCCGAATCGGTTGCCGACAAGCAAAGCTTCAGCGACGCGTGGAAGAATCTGCAACTCTGCCTCATCCCTTGCCGAACGTTTTTCGAGCCCAATTACGAAACGGGCAAACCAGTCCGCTGGAAGATAGGGATGTCCGGTGGCGCCCCCTTCGCAATTGCGGGACTGTGGCGCTCATGGAGGGAAATCGATGGGGCACAGACGCTTGCCTTCACGATGCTCACGGTCAATTCAGACGAGCATCCGTTGATGAACCGCTTCCACAAACCGGGTGACGAGAAGCGCTCTGTCGTGATCGTGCCGTCCGCGAACTATGCAAGCTGGTTGTCATGCACGACGACCGACGATGCGCGCGGGTTTCTGAGTCTCTTCCCGGCAGAAGCCATGCGTGCAGAACCGTTTCCGCTGCCGCCACGAAAGCCGAAGCCAGCTGACGACAGCAGCGGGCAGCAGTCCTTGCTTTGA
- a CDS encoding cation diffusion facilitator family transporter: MKVSRRGSASSTPRAIYYALASNIAVAACKYVVALLTNSGAALAEAIHSSADCLNQLIMLYGHRRARTKPDEQHPFGFDREQYGYGMLVAMQLFVVGGLASVGVGIVRALHPSPLDSPYLAVGVLCASGVIEGIALRATIRTIEPRHRAHGLLHWFRESGRPAVMLAVGEDFASVVGVVVSLIAVVASMLSGNSLFDAIGGIGVGIVLMGTALFSMREIKSLLVGESAHQHVLESMDTWLKTRPEIRRVVSLVVLKWADDLVIAVQAELEVEGSASDLVRTIDRIENEPKSQFPAARWIYFEPELREHGRNPL, from the coding sequence ATGAAGGTCAGTCGAAGAGGTAGCGCCTCCTCGACCCCTCGCGCGATCTACTATGCGCTCGCGTCCAACATCGCGGTGGCCGCCTGCAAATACGTGGTCGCGTTGCTGACAAATTCGGGAGCAGCTCTGGCTGAAGCGATTCATTCGAGTGCCGACTGCCTTAACCAGCTCATCATGCTTTACGGCCATCGCCGCGCGCGCACAAAGCCGGACGAACAACATCCGTTTGGCTTTGACCGTGAACAATACGGCTACGGCATGCTCGTCGCGATGCAGCTTTTTGTGGTTGGCGGGCTTGCTTCTGTCGGCGTCGGAATTGTTCGTGCGCTTCATCCGTCGCCACTCGACAGTCCATATCTCGCAGTCGGTGTCTTGTGTGCGTCAGGTGTGATCGAAGGCATTGCGCTACGCGCGACGATTCGCACGATCGAGCCGCGTCACCGTGCGCACGGCCTTCTGCACTGGTTTCGCGAAAGTGGTCGGCCAGCAGTGATGCTCGCGGTTGGCGAGGATTTCGCGTCGGTAGTCGGAGTGGTTGTTTCGCTCATCGCCGTAGTGGCATCGATGCTCAGCGGAAATTCGTTATTCGATGCGATCGGCGGCATTGGGGTGGGCATTGTTCTGATGGGTACCGCGTTGTTCTCGATGCGAGAGATCAAGTCGCTGCTCGTCGGAGAATCCGCGCATCAACATGTCCTCGAATCGATGGACACATGGCTAAAGACGCGGCCCGAAATCCGGCGCGTGGTGAGCCTCGTGGTGTTGAAGTGGGCGGACGATCTCGTGATCGCCGTGCAAGCTGAGCTCGAGGTCGAAGGCAGTGCCAGTGACCTCGTTCGCACGATTGACCGCATCGAAAACGAACCGAAGTCGCAGTTTCCAGCCGCCCGATGGATCTACTTCGAACCGGAGCTTCGCGAACATGGGCGCAATCCGCTTTGA